GCTAATGCGTCATAAATTGCAGTTAAATGGAAGGAAGTGGGACATTGAGGTTAACACCGTTTATTAAAAGGGTGTCACGCCTAAGAACTGTCTCGCAAATGATGACATGATTTCGGCAGTGATATCACTGAACACTTCTTTGAGCGGCACGAGCCACTAattgtttaaacatttgtataGCGTTTGGTTCCTGTTTAAAGTGTCGCGGAAGACAAAAAAGGTAATCAATGTAGTATTTACTCTAAATCTTTTCTCACTTATTGTTATAGCTTCTCCGTAAAATTCTTCTTTGATTGCTAGTTTCATGGATATGTGCCTACTAACTGGAGCCTTTTTCAGGTTATTGGAAACAACAATGTCCCTGTCCCAACCCATCTTTATAAAGTCATCGTTGCTTTTGATGAAGGTGAATCGAAGCGAGCTATGGGGGCTTTTATTGTACCCAATAGGCCGATATCAAAGGAGGAAATTAACCTTGCCAAATACCAGGTTGGGCGCGACCATCTTCAGCTGTTGACGGGATTTGACTTTCTGCCAGAGCTTGCCGCTGATAAAACTTGTGATCTGTGTACAGCTAAAGGAGACTCATGCTTGCTAAAAAATTGGAAGGACgttgaaatatattttgctaaaagaaatTTGCAGTTTGCTGCGTCTCAACAAGATATCGATGCGGTTACAAAACTTTTGAAgaagaaaaatataaaagttgatAACAATATGCGAGCGCTAATAAAAAGCAAACAGATAGAAATGAATGAGAACGAAGCTCCAATAAAGGGTATTGCACAATCATGACAGAACAGTAGCTGCACGGTGTGCTcattactttggtattctacTATTGTCAACACAGATTTAGCAGGCAATGAATCGCTGTGCTCGGCATGGCATGCATGACATACATCATTTTAGCTTGGGTTACGTGTTACTTTTCTTGGGAAACCTTATAGCCCATCTGTAAAGGGCTATTACTTTTTATTCCTTAGCTTTTGAGCACGGCTTGAAtaaatatactaataaattactATGCACGTGTAAATCCATGATTGTGATTACCATTTGGGCCATCCGACGATGCtccattttttatatttgatggTTCCATAGTTCTCAATGGAATACCATGATCTTTTCCTGCTCTCATCATTAGGAATCCATGTGTCTTCCGTTGTCTACAACATTCATACTCAGCTTATTTTGGATGGCTGATACGATAACTAGAAATTTGAAAGTTCAACAACTCAATTATGTAATAACATGAACCATTGCAAGCTAGTGTAGAAACATACAAAAGGAATAGACTATCTTCAAGTCCATATTAACTTTATATCTTTTATGCTATTTGACCCACAATATAATTAGAAGGTCTCCATTTTTAAAGCCGCAAAGACTAAGAAACAGCAAAAGGTTGACTGTGTAGGAAAGAGCTGAAGGTTTTGTCACTGCTGTATAAAAGTTTTTGCTGAAGAAAAGGACTAGCTGACATGCATGTCAACCATAAAATAGTGAAATTGTTTCACTTAATTTATCAGGCGTATTATGCTTAGCTGATTATCTATAGTTGCACAAAGCTGTTTGTTAAACATGTTAATTTAAACTACAAAATTACAATCATAGATATTAGAAAATGTTGGATAACATTTCACCATGGTTCTGTCACTGCTCAAGCATGGTAAAAATCTTTCTGCTTCAAATGAGGATCACCAAACATGCGATTAGCAGTATTGACCACTGGCTAAAACATTTCAGCACATTATCAATATATTGACATTGATCGCGTGAATGAAACTCATCtagtaaaacattttactagaaagcaacaaaaaatctttacaaaaaatAGTTGAGTCTAGTTGCCGCTTCTTACCTCATGCATATTACTATGATAGCAATGATAATTGCCAGTCCAATTAGGCTGAATACAACAGCTAAGACTATCTTTGTGGTTGCTGCCAACCCAGCTGGTTCATCTTTTTCTGAATCTAATGCGTTATCTACTTGAGATGTTTTCAGTGATCCAGGGGTCAATGGTAATTCCTCTCCATTGATACTCAGGTTGGTTGTTTCATCAGTTAGAAATTCTTCTAGTTTAGAAATAGCTGTGGTAGTAGTGCTAGTACCGTCTTGTCCAGGTGCTAGTGTGAAGCTTACCTCTATACTACCTGTAAATACCAAGAGGCTGTTGGATAACTGTTATAACAGTTATTTAGCAGTACTTTTTCAGGAGCAACAGTACTTTTTCTAATTTCTTAATGACTCAATAATGCTAAAAAAACATGCTGCTAGCTTTCTACTGGTTGaaccaattttttaaaatactgacataaAGTCATTAAATCATACATTataaatatttgcatttatTGTTTTCTAATGAGTTTTATGCTCACCTTTAGTGAGTTTGAGGTTTTGTATTCGTTCTGGCAGAATGTCCATTCCTTTGGCCAGTTGGGATTTAATCTCGTCTGCTGCTTTCTTTTCGTCAGGTCCAACTAACGCATCATAATCTCCAGTCAAAGTGAAACTAACAGTTATGCGTACATCTTCTTTCGCATTAGTTTCTATTGCTTGTGTAGTGGTTGTCACTGGAGCGGTGGTTGTCACTGGAGCTGTGGTCGTCACTGGAGCTGTGGTCTTTACTTCAGTTGTAATTTCAATAAGGGTTGTAGAAAGTAAATCTGTCGTTAGGCTCTCTGTAGAAGGAATGTCAGTTGTGGCATTCATAGTTGTGAGACTTTCAATTGTACTAAAGGTCATTTCTGTTTCGGCAGTAGTTGGCACTTTAGATATTGTGGTTGCATTGAAAGATGTTTCAGGAGCTGTTTCAGTAGTTTCTGGTGTTTGCGTAATAATGTTGGATAAGATGGGCAGTGTAATGTTATCACCTGATAAGCTAATAGATGTTGTTGTGTTCATGAGTAGGTTTGGTGTATCTGTTGTGGGTGTTGCTGGTATTGATGCGGTGAAGTTTTCTGTGGTAGGTCCTGGGAAGCCAGTTAGGTTATCAGTTATGAGCATTGGAGAACTCGTTTCTGGTGTAATGGTACCATTTACAATTGTATAATTCGAAATTATTTCCGTCACATTTGCTACTGCTATGTCTGTTGTGATCTCAGCTGGCACTGTGGTATTAAAATTATCACCTGCAGGGCTTCTTGATGTGTTTGTAGTTGTACTATAATTAGCATCTGTTGTGGTTGTCATAGGTGATTCTGAAGAAGTCGGGATGCCAATCAAAATCTCAGTAGTGTTCATATCTCCAGATAAAGAGGTGGTGTTATATGTTGTGTTCATTGGTTCAACGATTGCTGTTGTGGTAAACACTAAAGGTGCCGTCGTTAGATTGAATGTTGTATTAGATAGTCCTTCAATGGGGTCAGTAATTGTATTAATTGGGAAAGGTGTAGAAGTGTTGGAACTGTCATTTGTGGTAGTAATAATAGGTGTTATAGTAGCATTAATCTCTGAAGTTATATTAATGGGCTCTATAAATGTCTCTGTCATATTTTGAGGGGTAGTCATAGTTGCGTTAAAAGTTGTGTTATCACTAACAAACACTTCAGTTGCTGTAATAGTCGGCAGCGGAGTTGTAAAATTCTTTGCGACAATCGATGTTTCATTGAATGTACCATTTGTCTGCTGttcgaataattttgtagcaTTCATCAATGGTAATGAAGTTGTAAAATTAAAGAAAACTTGTGATGTTTCATTACTTGTGATGTTGCTTAATGACTCGGCCATATCTGTTGTAGTCATCATTGAGGATGATATAGCTGTAATGTTCAAGTTAGTATTTGTTGTTTCATTAGATGTCATATTTGTTATCGAGTCAAATATAGCTGTTGTTGTAATGGCTGGTATTGCGGTTGTTAAGTTGAATGTCGACATGGTTGTTTCGTTAGTTGTGGCATTGGTCGGTAGGTTGAAAATATCTATGGTTGTACTGACTTGTCTTTCAATAGTATCATTAATAGATGTGTTAGACGGAGGTTCTATGAAAACTGTAGACATAGGATTTGGCAGCGTAGTCGTTACATTCGTTGC
The genomic region above belongs to Watersipora subatra chromosome 1, tzWatSuba1.1, whole genome shotgun sequence and contains:
- the LOC137394769 gene encoding uncharacterized protein isoform X2, which codes for MDFWMIGVSIAFLLGSVSAYPTGSVQDDACARGPYGHGVSIVKDSAPATITVYRSDGLTVATDYTPEESLTVVISSTVLFDGFLMWAREVNQTCTKGSWMPDINQKTIFCAFFDAVNTCSSQSPNNAIIQSQRLSTTKTVGKYQVPIEVSGSLQFQAHFVQTKSQYWTNILSSPIPKAVIGTTIPTGQISNITTRTPNSVNDSLATTVPTGQNSNITTTAPTANSVNDSLPTTVQTVQVPNITTTAPTPNSVNNSLPTTVPIVQLPNITTTVPTANGVNDSLPTTVQTVQLPNITTTAPTPNSVNNSLPTTAPTAQLPNITTTVLTAQSVNDSLPTTVQTIQLSNVTTTAPTPNSVNDSLSTTTSPDKLVNITITQASTTLAPFTINASVDQQVSQASNLSTVPSPISTNATFTSFANETTNQTTTPWSTVDVAFNVTTMSMTDQGSMISNSSTAEFVNSTTPLTNLATDGAQELQANITFNITTSPPMITTSIALDQQVNVPSNSTSNASSNSTTASPVPTTLFDLLTNMTGIGTNTTVFPPKITTNVLEPQTNLTFNETSVSQENVTTAMPPIVISNSADQPNVTFNESIATSANTTSPPSTFITTSILQVNETLENITVAPENSTAMPPGIDTTQTADAQGNMTDYNITVDSVNITTAALLLTTTSLFELPSNLTLNETDIDATNVTTTLPNPMSTVFIEPPSNTSINDTIERQVSTTIDIFNLPTNATTNETTMSTFNLTTAIPAITTTAIFDSITNMTSNETTNTNLNITAISSSMMTTTDMAESLSNITSNETSQVFFNFTTSLPLMNATKLFEQQTNGTFNETSIVAKNFTTPLPTITATEVFVSDNTTFNATMTTPQNMTETFIEPINITSEINATITPIITTTNDSSNTSTPFPINTITDPIEGLSNTTFNLTTAPLVFTTTAIVEPMNTTYNTTSLSGDMNTTEILIGIPTSSESPMTTTTDANYSTTTNTSRSPAGDNFNTTVPAEITTDIAVANVTEIISNYTIVNGTITPETSSPMLITDNLTGFPGPTTENFTASIPATPTTDTPNLLMNTTTSISLSGDNITLPILSNIITQTPETTETAPETSFNATTISKVPTTAETEMTFSTIESLTTMNATTDIPSTESLTTDLLSTTLIEITTEVKTTAPVTTTAPVTTTAPVTTTTQAIETNAKEDVRITVSFTLTGDYDALVGPDEKKAADEIKSQLAKGMDILPERIQNLKLTKGSIEVSFTLAPGQDGTSTTTTAISKLEEFLTDETTNLSINGEELPLTPGSLKTSQVDNALDSEKDEPAGLAATTKIVLAVVFSLIGLAIIIAIIVICMRQRKTHGFLMMRAGKDHGIPLRTMEPSNIKNGASSDGPNASMSLL
- the LOC137394769 gene encoding uncharacterized protein isoform X1, whose translation is MDFWMIGVSIAFLLGSVSAYPTGSVQDDACARGPYGHGVSIVKDSAPATITVYRSDGLTVATDYTPEESLTVVISSTVLFDGFLMWAREVNQTCTKGSWMPDINQKTIFCAFFDAVNTCSSQSPNNAIIQSQRLSTTKTVGKYQVPIEVSGSLQFQAHFVQTKSQYWTNILSSPIPKAVIGTTIPTGQISNITTRTPNSVNDSLATTVPTGQNSNITTTAPTANSVNDSLPTTVQTVQVPNITTTAPTPNSVNNSLPTTVPIVQLPNITTTVPTANGVNDSLPTTVQTVQLPNITTTAPTPNSVNNSLPTTAPTAQLPNITTTVLTAQSVNDSLPTTVQTIQLSNVTTTAPTPNSVNDSLSTTTSPDKLVNITITQASTTLAPFTINASVDQQVSQASNLSTVPSPISTNATFTSFANETTNQTTTPWSTVDVAFNVTTMSMTDQGSMISNSSTAEFVNSTTPLTNLATDGAQELQANITFNITTSPPMITTSIALDQQVNVPSNSTSNASSNSTTASPVPTTLFDLLTNMTGIGTNTTVFPPKITTNVLEPQTNLTFNETSVSQENVTTAMPPIVISNSADQPNVTFNESIATSANTTSPPSTFITTSILQVNETLENITVAPENSTAMPPGIDTTQTADAQGNMTDYNITVDSVNITTAALLLTTTSLFELPSNLTLNETDIDATNVTTTLPNPMSTVFIEPPSNTSINDTIERQVSTTIDIFNLPTNATTNETTMSTFNLTTAIPAITTTAIFDSITNMTSNETTNTNLNITAISSSMMTTTDMAESLSNITSNETSQVFFNFTTSLPLMNATKLFEQQTNGTFNETSIVAKNFTTPLPTITATEVFVSDNTTFNATMTTPQNMTETFIEPINITSEINATITPIITTTNDSSNTSTPFPINTITDPIEGLSNTTFNLTTAPLVFTTTAIVEPMNTTYNTTSLSGDMNTTEILIGIPTSSESPMTTTTDANYSTTTNTSRSPAGDNFNTTVPAEITTDIAVANVTEIISNYTIVNGTITPETSSPMLITDNLTGFPGPTTENFTASIPATPTTDTPNLLMNTTTSISLSGDNITLPILSNIITQTPETTETAPETSFNATTISKVPTTAETEMTFSTIESLTTMNATTDIPSTESLTTDLLSTTLIEITTEVKTTAPVTTTAPVTTTAPVTTTTQAIETNAKEDVRITVSFTLTGDYDALVGPDEKKAADEIKSQLAKGMDILPERIQNLKLTKGSIEVSFTLAPGQDGTSTTTTAISKLEEFLTDETTNLSINGEELPLTPGSLKTSQVDNALDSEKDEPAGLAATTKIVLAVVFSLIGLAIIIAIIVICMRQRKTHGFLMMRAGKDHGIPLRTMEPSNIKNGASSDGPNGNHNHGFTRA